A genome region from Maridesulfovibrio salexigens DSM 2638 includes the following:
- the lgt gene encoding prolipoprotein diacylglyceryl transferase: MNPILFSIGSINIYAYSVYLTAGCLLGIGWAMRAARLWELDYKLAPVTGIIAVVSGIIGARALYVGLYPQEFTGNLLKIFYIWQGGLVFSGSIIFGSLAGLLYLRYKQQPILDWLDCFAPGIALGQAVGRLGCFFAGCCYGKPTDLPWAVTYKNTDSLAPLFQPLHPTQLYHSLAGLIIFLILAVAGNHIKTEGRITGLFLILFSAFRFIIEFFRADYRGELGPLSMTQFITLVFFAIGIYLLSIYKKRST, encoded by the coding sequence ATGAACCCGATCCTGTTCAGCATAGGCTCCATAAATATTTATGCCTACAGCGTATACCTGACAGCCGGATGCCTGCTGGGTATTGGCTGGGCCATGCGTGCGGCAAGGCTCTGGGAACTGGACTATAAACTGGCTCCGGTTACCGGAATAATCGCAGTTGTCAGCGGTATTATCGGCGCACGGGCTCTTTACGTCGGCCTGTATCCGCAGGAATTCACAGGAAACCTGCTCAAAATATTCTATATCTGGCAGGGCGGACTTGTTTTTTCAGGGTCTATAATTTTCGGTTCACTGGCTGGGCTACTCTACCTGCGCTACAAGCAACAACCGATCCTTGACTGGCTGGATTGCTTTGCTCCGGGCATTGCACTTGGGCAGGCTGTTGGACGGCTTGGGTGCTTTTTCGCCGGATGCTGCTACGGCAAGCCTACCGATCTTCCATGGGCAGTGACATATAAAAATACTGATTCTCTGGCCCCTCTCTTTCAACCTCTGCACCCGACCCAGCTTTACCATTCACTTGCCGGACTGATCATATTTTTGATTCTGGCCGTTGCCGGAAACCATATTAAGACTGAAGGCCGCATTACGGGCCTTTTCCTTATATTGTTTTCTGCGTTCAGATTTATTATTGAATTTTTCAGGGCGGATTACCGGGGCGAACTCGGTCCCCTGTCTATGACTCAGTTCATAACACTTGTCTTTTTCGCAATTGGTATATACCTGTTATCAATATATAAAAAAAGGAGCACCTAA
- a CDS encoding PLD nuclease N-terminal domain-containing protein, protein MFFGEIPNLPMETWIIILGSVGLFAALTLFAIWDAFNREFPSNMEKVGWIQLSIFIPFFGCVAYFLLGRKRGKKLNEK, encoded by the coding sequence ATGTTCTTCGGAGAAATTCCCAATCTTCCCATGGAAACCTGGATCATCATCCTCGGCAGTGTCGGTCTTTTTGCAGCCTTGACACTTTTCGCCATATGGGATGCATTCAACAGGGAATTCCCGTCCAACATGGAAAAAGTCGGCTGGATACAGCTCTCGATTTTTATTCCATTTTTCGGCTGTGTGGCTTACTTTCTTCTAGGTAGAAAAAGGGGGAAAAAATTAAATGAAAAGTAA
- the ybgF gene encoding tol-pal system protein YbgF, whose amino-acid sequence MKSNMKNSLIAALIAFPLATGLSGCVTTSDMDKLRMELRQTRSQLNKKIDNVEQQSAADSVALRDEIKKSSSPVQTQQANMYAEVNALRMQVAKLQGTVNTMSESVNRLDAGDTNSTESLEELSRKVENMRLALESQLAIDLGLIKAQAPKDKATQVAITNATEAIGGIAAVVAPEVKKTEPADPAQALYDKGLALFKERKYKDSIRDMAEFIKTFPKHKLVPNAIFWEGECYYQLKDYANAALKYQGVIAKHSKSNKYRPALLKQGLCLIKLGKTKSGRYILEDLIKKAPDSAEAKRAQSIIKNLK is encoded by the coding sequence ATGAAAAGTAACATGAAAAATTCTCTTATTGCTGCCCTGATCGCCTTTCCTCTGGCTACCGGCCTAAGCGGCTGCGTAACCACATCTGATATGGACAAGCTGCGCATGGAGTTGCGCCAGACCAGATCCCAGCTGAACAAAAAAATCGACAACGTCGAGCAACAGTCAGCAGCTGACAGCGTTGCACTGCGCGATGAAATCAAAAAATCCAGCTCTCCTGTGCAGACCCAGCAGGCAAATATGTATGCTGAAGTAAACGCCCTGAGAATGCAGGTTGCCAAGCTTCAAGGTACCGTTAACACCATGTCCGAGTCCGTAAACAGACTCGATGCCGGAGACACCAACAGCACAGAATCTCTGGAAGAACTTTCCCGTAAAGTCGAAAACATGCGTCTGGCCCTTGAAAGCCAGCTGGCTATCGACCTTGGTCTGATCAAGGCACAGGCTCCCAAAGATAAGGCTACACAGGTTGCAATAACCAATGCAACTGAAGCTATTGGCGGGATTGCCGCTGTGGTAGCCCCTGAAGTTAAAAAGACAGAGCCGGCTGATCCCGCTCAAGCCCTGTATGATAAGGGCCTCGCCTTATTTAAAGAGCGTAAATACAAAGACTCAATCCGAGATATGGCTGAGTTTATCAAGACCTTCCCTAAACATAAGCTTGTTCCCAACGCCATTTTCTGGGAAGGTGAATGTTACTACCAGCTCAAGGATTACGCCAATGCCGCACTCAAATATCAGGGTGTCATTGCCAAACATTCCAAGAGCAATAAATACAGACCCGCACTGCTCAAGCAGGGACTTTGCCTGATCAAACTGGGCAAAACCAAATCCGGACGTTATATTCTTGAAGACCTTATCAAGAAAGCCCCGGATTCCGCCGAAGCAAAACGTGCGCAAAGTATCATCAAGAACTTAAAATAA
- a CDS encoding 4Fe-4S binding protein produces the protein MSESKNFNKIIHLAFPPNTSGRPVVCNLGKLYNLSFNILKADINPRLEGSMTLEITGLEEDYHKGINYLKENGVRLIPVAQKIARDDESCMHCGMCLAMCPTGALSLEKDTRLVLFDLEKCTACGLCTKVCPVRAMEVDPQD, from the coding sequence ATGAGCGAGAGCAAGAACTTTAACAAAATTATCCATCTGGCCTTCCCACCTAACACTTCCGGCCGTCCGGTCGTGTGCAATCTGGGCAAACTTTACAATCTCAGCTTCAACATCCTTAAAGCTGACATCAACCCCAGACTCGAAGGCAGCATGACCCTTGAAATCACCGGTCTTGAAGAAGACTACCACAAGGGCATCAACTACCTGAAGGAAAACGGCGTACGCCTCATTCCCGTTGCGCAGAAAATTGCAAGGGACGATGAATCCTGCATGCACTGTGGCATGTGCCTCGCCATGTGTCCCACCGGAGCTCTTTCACTTGAAAAAGATACCCGTCTGGTACTTTTTGATCTGGAAAAATGTACTGCTTGCGGTCTGTGTACTAAGGTCTGTCCTGTTCGGGCCATGGAAGTTGATCCGCAGGATTAG
- a CDS encoding protein phosphatase CheZ translates to MINDDQIVREMMEKVSEDLSKSLKESIADAVQKEISKSMSQTLLEGEFYRRINIDLQNGLRDIYQEVAKAKKGPAGSAGSVEVCVDSDPDQLFNEASDQLDAIMRTTEKATQDIMDILEKTQETQFALANIIKAFESGGVKKEQREELANINDTLGQDIMTIMTTLSFQDLTGQRIKIIIDTIKSVEKIVLDLYMSTGLKIKAREQAPEKSLEQLDQETQSKMSELKGPTEKADQGNVDDLLASLGL, encoded by the coding sequence GTGATTAATGATGATCAAATAGTGCGGGAGATGATGGAAAAGGTCTCCGAAGACCTGAGTAAAAGCCTCAAGGAAAGTATTGCCGATGCAGTACAGAAAGAAATTTCCAAGAGCATGTCTCAAACCCTTCTTGAGGGAGAATTCTACCGCCGCATCAACATTGACCTGCAGAACGGTCTCCGCGACATTTATCAGGAAGTAGCCAAAGCCAAAAAAGGCCCGGCTGGTTCAGCCGGATCAGTAGAAGTCTGTGTCGATTCCGATCCTGATCAGCTTTTCAACGAAGCTTCCGACCAGCTCGACGCAATTATGCGCACCACCGAGAAAGCCACGCAGGACATCATGGATATTCTTGAGAAGACTCAGGAAACCCAGTTCGCCCTTGCAAACATCATCAAGGCTTTTGAATCCGGCGGTGTAAAAAAAGAACAGCGAGAAGAACTGGCCAACATCAACGACACCTTGGGTCAGGATATCATGACCATCATGACCACCCTCTCCTTTCAGGATCTGACAGGACAGCGCATTAAGATCATCATCGATACCATCAAGAGTGTTGAAAAGATCGTACTTGATCTGTATATGTCCACTGGATTAAAAATCAAAGCCCGCGAACAGGCCCCGGAAAAATCCCTTGAGCAGCTCGATCAGGAAACTCAAAGCAAAATGAGCGAGCTCAAAGGACCCACCGAAAAGGCCGATCAGGGTAATGTTGATGATTTGTTGGCGTCGCTTGGGTTGTAA
- a CDS encoding tetratricopeptide repeat protein — MNGTQILDAAMAVPGFPWFWKLGLGLKFGFLAVVLAAYPVGVHILSFFRKKPEQIDSQSLAEKLYDDLKDTQQTVISKNEEIEALKNIIEGLRKPQETDEEDNHAAKAEAELAKGNFDLAEAFYLKQVQKDEESANESSLKAAEAYRNAGFLAFMNNPKKAFGAYQKSVELDPNSAEGWNRLGHLQKLFGNMVAAEEAYQKVLQLKGNDKSIEAVAYGNLGNIRQTQGDLEGAEEFYNKALKIDEKLGRKEGMAAEYGNIGNIRQTQGDLEGAEEFYNKSLKIDEKLGRKEGMAIRYGNLGLIRKTQGDLEGAEEFYNKSLKIDEELGRKEGMAIRYGNLGLIRKTQGDLEGAEEYHLKSLAIEKELGRKEGMAADYGNLGNIRKIQGDLEGAEEYHLKSLAIEKELGRKEGMAADYGNLGNIRKIQGDLEGAEKFWQQSLELYKQIGAAPMIEQIQGWLDELEFKKNN; from the coding sequence ATGAATGGTACTCAGATACTTGATGCTGCTATGGCTGTGCCGGGATTTCCTTGGTTTTGGAAACTGGGACTTGGTTTGAAATTTGGTTTTTTAGCTGTGGTTCTGGCAGCATATCCGGTTGGTGTACATATATTGAGTTTTTTTAGGAAGAAACCAGAGCAAATTGATTCACAATCTTTAGCAGAAAAACTCTATGATGATTTAAAAGATACACAGCAGACTGTTATCTCAAAAAACGAAGAAATCGAGGCTCTCAAAAATATTATTGAAGGCTTGCGTAAGCCACAAGAAACCGATGAAGAAGACAATCATGCAGCAAAGGCAGAAGCTGAACTTGCCAAAGGTAATTTTGATTTAGCTGAGGCTTTTTATCTAAAACAAGTCCAAAAGGATGAAGAATCAGCCAATGAAAGTTCTTTAAAGGCAGCGGAAGCATATCGTAATGCAGGATTTTTAGCTTTTATGAATAACCCTAAAAAAGCTTTTGGTGCGTATCAGAAATCAGTTGAGCTTGATCCGAATAGTGCTGAAGGGTGGAATCGTTTGGGGCATTTACAAAAACTTTTCGGAAATATGGTTGCTGCGGAAGAAGCATATCAGAAAGTTCTACAGCTTAAAGGTAATGACAAAAGCATAGAAGCTGTTGCTTACGGCAACCTCGGCAACATTCGTCAGACTCAGGGTGACCTTGAAGGTGCGGAAGAGTTTTATAACAAAGCACTCAAGATTGATGAAAAGTTAGGTCGCAAAGAAGGTATGGCTGCTGAATACGGCAACATCGGCAACATTCGTCAGACTCAGGGTGACCTTGAAGGTGCGGAAGAGTTTTATAACAAATCACTCAAGATTGATGAAAAGTTAGGTCGCAAAGAAGGTATGGCTATCCGCTACGGCAACCTCGGCTTAATTCGTAAGACTCAGGGTGACCTTGAAGGTGCGGAAGAGTTTTATAACAAATCACTCAAAATTGATGAAGAGTTAGGTCGCAAAGAAGGTATGGCTATCCGCTACGGCAACCTCGGCTTAATTCGTAAGACTCAGGGTGACCTTGAAGGTGCGGAAGAGTACCACTTAAAATCATTAGCCATTGAAAAAGAATTGGGCCGCAAAGAAGGTATGGCTGCTGATTACGGCAATCTCGGCAACATTCGTAAGATTCAGGGTGACCTTGAAGGTGCGGAAGAGTACCACTTAAAATCATTAGCCATTGAAAAAGAATTGGGCCGCAAAGAAGGTATGGCTGCTGATTACGGCAATCTCGGCAACATTCGTAAGATTCAGGGTGACCTTGAAGGTGCGGAAAAATTTTGGCAACAATCTTTAGAATTATACAAACAAATTGGCGCAGCACCAATGATCGAACAAATACAAGGGTGGCTAGACGAACTAGAATTCAAAAAAAACAACTAA
- a CDS encoding Na+/H+ antiporter NhaC family protein, producing the protein MKQEANGLALAPLALFLVIFIGTGFFLTMNGTSMAFYQLSATVAILPAIAWAIWMGKDKLNDKINIFLRGAGEPGIVTMCMIYLLAGGFASVAKSIGGVESTVNLGLSIVPASMVLPGLFVIAAFIATAMGTSMGTIAAIAPIAVGVAGKTDISSALLMGSVVGGAMFGDNLSMISDTTIAATRTQGCQMSDKFKMNLLIALPAALITIVILYVAGEGGQVVADGGYSLLKVLPYITILVMAVLGVNVFVVLGAGIVFTGLVGFASMDSFNLLTFSQDIYKGFTGMQEILVLSLLVGGLGELIKFHGGITYIINFIGRLTKGTKSTKAGEFSISALSVMSDLCTANNTVAIILTGGMAKEIAESHNVDPRRSASLLDIFSCVVQGIIPYGAQILLAGSISGLSPLEIIGNMHYCFILAVVAVLSILTGFPRIKK; encoded by the coding sequence ATGAAACAGGAAGCAAACGGATTGGCCCTAGCGCCATTGGCTCTATTTTTAGTGATTTTTATTGGAACCGGATTTTTCCTGACCATGAACGGAACCAGCATGGCTTTCTACCAGCTCTCCGCAACCGTGGCCATTCTGCCTGCAATCGCGTGGGCAATCTGGATGGGAAAGGATAAACTCAACGACAAGATCAACATTTTCCTGCGCGGTGCAGGCGAGCCGGGTATTGTTACCATGTGTATGATTTACCTGCTGGCTGGCGGATTTGCATCTGTTGCAAAATCCATCGGCGGTGTTGAGTCAACTGTAAACCTCGGTCTGTCCATTGTTCCCGCATCCATGGTTCTGCCCGGACTGTTCGTTATCGCTGCTTTCATCGCTACTGCCATGGGCACTTCCATGGGTACCATTGCCGCTATCGCACCTATTGCTGTAGGTGTTGCCGGTAAAACTGACATTTCTTCCGCGCTGCTCATGGGTTCAGTTGTCGGTGGGGCTATGTTCGGTGATAACCTGTCCATGATTTCGGACACTACCATCGCCGCAACCCGTACACAGGGCTGTCAGATGAGCGACAAGTTCAAGATGAACCTGCTCATAGCATTGCCAGCCGCATTGATCACCATCGTGATTCTTTATGTGGCGGGCGAGGGCGGTCAGGTCGTAGCTGATGGCGGATACAGCCTGCTTAAGGTGCTGCCCTACATTACCATTCTGGTCATGGCCGTACTTGGCGTGAACGTCTTTGTCGTACTCGGCGCAGGTATCGTTTTTACCGGGCTGGTTGGTTTTGCCTCTATGGACAGCTTCAACCTGTTAACCTTCTCTCAGGACATCTACAAAGGTTTCACCGGAATGCAGGAAATCCTCGTGCTTTCCCTGCTCGTTGGTGGTCTTGGTGAACTGATTAAATTCCACGGCGGTATCACATACATTATTAACTTCATCGGCAGACTGACCAAGGGCACCAAGTCCACCAAGGCCGGTGAGTTCAGCATCAGTGCTCTGTCCGTAATGTCTGACCTCTGTACCGCGAACAACACTGTAGCCATCATCCTTACCGGGGGTATGGCTAAAGAAATTGCAGAGAGTCATAATGTTGATCCGCGCCGCAGCGCAAGTCTGCTGGATATCTTCTCCTGTGTAGTACAGGGCATCATCCCTTACGGCGCACAGATCCTGCTGGCAGGTTCCATCTCCGGGCTTTCCCCGCTCGAGATCATCGGCAACATGCATTACTGCTTCATCCTCGCAGTAGTAGCAGTGCTGAGTATTCTGACCGGATTTCCCCGGATTAAGAAATAA
- the purT gene encoding formate-dependent phosphoribosylglycinamide formyltransferase, translating to MVTLGTAGTASARKMMLLGGGELGKEVVIEAQRLGVEVIVVDRYENTPAMQVAHRSYVISMLDTAELRRVVETEKPDYIVPEIEAIATETLLELEKEGFNVVPTARATRLTMDREGIRRLAAEEVGLKTSPYKFADTKEEYLEAIKEIGIPCVIKPVMSSSGKGQSTVKSEADVDRAWDYSQSGGRTGEGRIIVESFVDFDYEITLLTVRHAGGTSYCAPIGHRQDDGDYRESWQPQPMSDAALANAQDYALRITDALGGRGLFGVELFIKGEEVIFSEVSPRPHDTGLVTVISQDLSEFALHVRAILGLPIPAIRQYGPAASSVILSNGKSEAPAFANVDKALEAADTKVLIFGKGECNGVRRLGVALALGEDVTDAKARAIRASSAVEIEY from the coding sequence ATGGTCACTCTCGGAACTGCCGGAACCGCCTCTGCCCGCAAAATGATGCTGCTTGGCGGCGGTGAACTTGGTAAAGAGGTTGTCATCGAAGCTCAGCGCCTCGGCGTTGAGGTTATTGTCGTGGACAGGTATGAAAATACCCCGGCCATGCAGGTTGCACACCGCAGCTACGTGATTTCCATGCTTGATACCGCAGAACTGCGCCGCGTGGTGGAAACAGAAAAGCCTGATTATATTGTGCCGGAAATTGAAGCCATTGCCACCGAGACTCTCCTCGAATTGGAAAAGGAAGGTTTCAATGTAGTTCCCACAGCCCGTGCGACCCGTTTGACCATGGACCGCGAAGGTATTCGCCGTTTGGCGGCTGAAGAAGTCGGTCTTAAAACTTCTCCTTACAAATTTGCCGATACCAAGGAAGAATACCTCGAAGCGATTAAAGAAATCGGTATTCCTTGCGTGATCAAGCCGGTTATGAGTTCTTCCGGTAAAGGTCAGAGCACCGTAAAGTCCGAAGCAGATGTCGATCGCGCTTGGGATTATTCCCAGTCCGGCGGACGTACTGGTGAAGGGCGGATCATTGTAGAAAGTTTTGTTGATTTCGACTACGAAATCACCCTGCTTACCGTGCGCCATGCCGGAGGTACTTCCTATTGCGCGCCCATCGGACACAGACAGGATGACGGCGATTACCGTGAATCATGGCAGCCTCAGCCCATGTCTGATGCAGCTCTTGCCAATGCGCAGGATTATGCTCTCAGAATTACCGATGCCCTTGGCGGCAGAGGTCTTTTCGGTGTGGAGCTTTTCATCAAAGGCGAGGAAGTCATTTTCAGTGAAGTTTCTCCCCGTCCGCACGATACCGGTTTGGTTACCGTGATTTCTCAGGACCTGAGTGAATTTGCACTTCATGTTCGCGCTATCCTCGGCCTGCCCATCCCGGCTATCCGTCAGTACGGACCAGCTGCATCCAGCGTAATACTTTCTAACGGCAAGTCCGAAGCTCCGGCTTTTGCCAATGTGGACAAGGCTCTTGAAGCAGCCGATACCAAAGTCCTTATTTTCGGAAAGGGCGAGTGTAACGGTGTGCGCCGTCTTGGTGTTGCCCTTGCGCTCGGTGAAGATGTGACAGATGCAAAAGCCCGTGCTATTCGAGCTTCTTCTGCTGTAGAGATTGAGTATTAA
- a CDS encoding UbiX family flavin prenyltransferase, translating into MDKKKVILAVSGASGTMYAVKLAQHLGSAENVELHLIMSDAALKVMELETDFKPEDLTGHADFVYQQNNIAAPPASGSWQHDGMIICPCSMATLAAIAQGLGNNLLHRAADVCLKERRKLLLVTRETPLNLIHIRNMETATLAGATIMPASPGFYHAPRSLDDMASHMAGRILEQMNIPHNLYLRWGEESSR; encoded by the coding sequence ATGGATAAGAAAAAAGTAATCCTCGCCGTAAGCGGTGCCAGCGGAACCATGTATGCGGTTAAACTGGCTCAACATCTCGGTTCTGCGGAGAATGTCGAGTTGCACCTGATCATGTCCGATGCTGCGCTGAAGGTGATGGAACTTGAAACAGACTTCAAACCTGAGGACCTGACCGGGCATGCTGATTTTGTATACCAGCAAAATAACATAGCAGCCCCTCCGGCTAGTGGATCATGGCAGCATGACGGGATGATCATATGTCCCTGCTCCATGGCAACCCTTGCGGCAATTGCGCAAGGGCTGGGCAACAACCTGCTCCACCGAGCTGCTGATGTGTGCCTTAAGGAGCGGCGCAAACTGCTTCTTGTTACCCGCGAAACTCCGCTGAACCTTATCCATATCCGAAATATGGAAACAGCGACCCTTGCCGGGGCAACGATAATGCCCGCATCGCCGGGATTCTATCATGCTCCCAGAAGTCTGGATGACATGGCCTCACATATGGCAGGACGCATTCTTGAACAAATGAATATCCCACATAATCTTTATCTCCGCTGGGGAGAGGAATCATCGAGGTAA
- a CDS encoding metal-dependent hydrolase codes for MQHTFTWNGHSNFTIKSDDKTVIIDPFFEGNPKASATWESISKADAVLVTHDHGDHIGQAVEICNATGATLVCIFDLVEKMVGLGIDQNNIIGMNIGGTVSVAGIKIKMVQAMHSSATGAPAGYILTYEDDFCVYFAGDTGLFASMELFGKLHDIDVALLPTGGWFTMDSKDAAYACKLLGCKTAIPMHFGTFPILEQDAVDFKEACAELAPECNVVELEVGKEKEI; via the coding sequence ATGCAACATACATTTACTTGGAACGGACACTCAAACTTCACAATCAAGTCTGACGACAAAACAGTAATCATAGATCCTTTCTTTGAAGGTAACCCCAAAGCATCTGCCACATGGGAATCCATTAGCAAAGCTGACGCTGTACTTGTAACCCATGACCACGGAGATCACATCGGACAGGCAGTGGAAATCTGTAATGCAACTGGAGCCACACTGGTCTGTATTTTCGATCTGGTAGAAAAAATGGTTGGTCTGGGAATAGATCAGAACAACATAATCGGTATGAATATCGGCGGTACCGTTTCCGTAGCTGGAATCAAAATTAAAATGGTTCAGGCCATGCACTCTTCTGCCACCGGAGCACCAGCCGGATACATCCTCACTTACGAAGACGACTTCTGCGTCTACTTTGCCGGAGACACCGGACTGTTCGCATCAATGGAACTCTTCGGAAAACTGCACGACATTGATGTAGCCCTGCTGCCTACCGGAGGATGGTTCACAATGGATTCAAAGGACGCAGCATATGCCTGTAAGCTGCTGGGCTGCAAAACCGCAATCCCCATGCATTTCGGTACGTTCCCCATCTTGGAACAAGATGCTGTCGATTTCAAAGAAGCATGCGCCGAACTGGCACCTGAGTGTAATGTTGTTGAACTGGAAGTCGGCAAAGAAAAAGAAATATAA